The Pseudomonas allokribbensis genome has a window encoding:
- the moaE gene encoding molybdopterin synthase catalytic subunit MoaE: MAIRVQSTAFDPGAEVNAMHAANVGVGAVVSFVGYVRDFNDGLDVAGMFLEHYPGMTEKALGKIAVEAEQRWPLLKLEVLHRIGALEPGEPIVFVGAASAHRQAAFDACAFVMDYLKTRAPFWKKENTSDGPRWVEGRDSDHAAADRWKQ; the protein is encoded by the coding sequence ATGGCGATTCGTGTGCAGTCCACGGCGTTCGATCCCGGCGCTGAAGTCAACGCGATGCACGCGGCCAATGTTGGCGTCGGCGCGGTGGTGAGTTTTGTCGGCTACGTGCGCGACTTCAACGATGGCCTCGATGTTGCCGGAATGTTTCTGGAGCACTATCCGGGCATGACCGAAAAGGCCCTGGGCAAGATTGCCGTCGAGGCCGAACAGCGCTGGCCACTGTTGAAGCTGGAAGTGCTGCACCGCATCGGCGCGCTGGAGCCGGGTGAGCCGATCGTGTTCGTCGGCGCCGCCAGTGCCCATCGTCAGGCGGCATTCGACGCCTGCGCCTTCGTCATGGATTACCTGAAAACCCGCGCGCCGTTCTGGAAGAAAGAGAACACCAGCGATGGCCCGCGCTGGGTCGAAGGTCGTGACAGCGATCATGCGGCGGCGGATCGCTGGAAGCAGTAA
- a CDS encoding helix-turn-helix transcriptional regulator, translating into MTAPEQSPELNDAALDNYHAIADAIATLFFPHAEVVLHDLRTQKVDYIANNLSKRVIGDESSLEDMLSDDVSERNIGPYEKLNWDGQKIRSLSTVLRDSEGHPLAVLCINLNISLFENAKAALDLFLSPSKLIPQPDSLFRDDWQERINTFLHAWLRERQLSLNLLTRDHKRELVLALHAEGAFKGKSASNYVANVLNMGRATVYKHLKELKG; encoded by the coding sequence ATGACCGCCCCCGAACAATCTCCCGAGCTGAATGACGCCGCGCTGGATAACTACCACGCCATCGCCGACGCCATTGCCACGCTGTTCTTTCCACATGCCGAAGTGGTGTTGCATGACCTGCGCACACAGAAGGTCGACTACATCGCCAACAACCTGTCGAAACGGGTGATCGGCGATGAATCGTCGCTGGAAGACATGCTCAGCGACGACGTCAGCGAACGGAACATCGGCCCGTACGAAAAGCTCAACTGGGACGGCCAGAAGATTCGCAGCCTGAGCACCGTGCTGCGCGACAGCGAAGGTCATCCGCTGGCGGTGCTGTGCATCAACCTGAATATTTCGCTGTTCGAAAATGCCAAAGCCGCGCTGGACTTGTTCCTCTCGCCGAGCAAACTGATCCCGCAACCGGACTCACTATTTCGCGATGACTGGCAGGAGCGGATCAACACCTTCCTGCATGCCTGGCTGCGCGAGCGGCAACTGAGCCTGAACCTGCTGACCCGCGACCACAAACGTGAGCTGGTACTGGCGCTGCATGCCGAGGGGGCGTTCAAGGGCAAGAGTGCCTCGAACTATGTGGCCAATGTGCTGAACATGGGGCGGGCGACGGTGTACAAGCATTTGAAGGAATTGAAGGGCTGA
- the moaD gene encoding molybdopterin converting factor subunit 1, giving the protein MNLTVKFFARYREALGVDSVKVEGDFATVDDVRALLAKRDGAEVLSEQNLMCARNEDLCQLDEPVVDGDEVAFFPTVTGG; this is encoded by the coding sequence ATGAACCTGACCGTGAAGTTTTTTGCCCGTTACCGTGAGGCGCTGGGCGTGGATTCGGTGAAGGTCGAGGGCGATTTCGCGACGGTCGACGATGTGCGCGCATTGCTCGCCAAGCGTGACGGCGCCGAGGTGCTGAGCGAGCAAAATCTGATGTGTGCGCGCAACGAAGACCTTTGCCAGCTCGACGAGCCGGTGGTCGATGGCGACGAAGTGGCGTTTTTCCCCACCGTGACCGGAGGCTGA
- a CDS encoding ABC transporter substrate-binding protein, which produces MKKFPLITGLALSLLACSSVFAAEKTLRIGIEAAYPPFASKTDQGEIVGFDYDIGNALCAQMQVKCVWVEGEFDGLIPSLKVKKIDMALSSMTINEDRKKSVDFTHKYYFTSSRLVMKEGATVDDQYASLKGKTVGVQRATTTDRYATEVFEPKGINVKRYGNNEEIYMDLAAGRLDAIFADTIPLTDFLSMPRGKGYAFVGPELKDPKYVGEGAGIAVRKGNVELVSQLNTAIDGIRASGEYQKISEKYFKSDIYGD; this is translated from the coding sequence ATGAAGAAATTCCCCCTCATCACCGGTCTGGCGCTGAGCCTGTTGGCGTGCAGTAGCGTGTTTGCCGCCGAGAAAACCCTGCGCATCGGTATCGAAGCGGCGTATCCGCCCTTCGCCTCAAAGACCGACCAGGGTGAAATTGTCGGTTTCGACTACGACATCGGCAACGCCCTGTGTGCGCAGATGCAGGTCAAGTGCGTGTGGGTCGAGGGCGAGTTCGACGGTCTGATTCCTTCCCTGAAAGTGAAGAAAATCGACATGGCGCTGTCGTCCATGACCATCAACGAAGATCGCAAGAAGTCGGTGGACTTCACCCACAAGTACTATTTCACCTCGTCGCGGCTGGTAATGAAGGAAGGCGCGACCGTCGATGACCAGTACGCCAGCCTCAAGGGCAAGACGGTCGGCGTGCAGCGTGCGACCACCACCGATCGTTACGCCACCGAGGTGTTCGAGCCCAAGGGCATCAACGTCAAGCGCTATGGCAACAACGAAGAAATCTACATGGACCTGGCGGCCGGGCGTCTCGACGCGATTTTTGCCGACACCATTCCACTGACCGACTTCCTGTCGATGCCGCGCGGCAAGGGTTACGCCTTCGTCGGGCCCGAGCTGAAGGATCCGAAATACGTGGGCGAGGGCGCGGGGATTGCGGTGCGCAAGGGCAACGTCGAACTGGTCAGCCAGTTGAACACTGCCATCGACGGCATTCGTGCCAGTGGCGAGTACCAGAAGATTTCCGAGAAGTACTTCAAGTCGGACATCTACGGCGACTGA
- the moaC gene encoding cyclic pyranopterin monophosphate synthase MoaC: MLTHLDSQGRANMVDVTEKAVTFREATAQALVRMLPDTLQMIVSGGHPKGDVFAVARIAGIQAAKKTSDLIPLCHPLMLTGVKVELSAEGDDAVRIVARCKLSGQTGVEMEALTAASVAALTIYDMCKAVDRGMTIESVRLLEKVGGKSGHFQAEQP, translated from the coding sequence GTGCTGACTCATCTCGATTCCCAAGGTCGCGCCAACATGGTCGACGTCACCGAAAAAGCCGTGACGTTCCGCGAGGCGACGGCCCAAGCGCTGGTGCGCATGCTGCCCGACACCCTGCAGATGATCGTCAGCGGCGGCCACCCCAAGGGCGACGTGTTCGCCGTGGCGCGTATTGCCGGCATTCAGGCAGCGAAGAAAACCAGTGATCTGATTCCCCTGTGCCATCCGCTGATGCTGACCGGCGTCAAGGTCGAACTCAGCGCCGAAGGCGACGACGCCGTGCGCATCGTGGCTCGCTGCAAACTGTCCGGGCAGACCGGCGTCGAGATGGAAGCGCTGACCGCCGCCAGCGTCGCCGCCCTGACCATCTACGACATGTGCAAAGCCGTGGATCGCGGCATGACCATCGAAAGCGTGCGTCTGCTGGAGAAAGTCGGCGGCAAGAGCGGGCATTTCCAGGCGGAGCAGCCATGA
- a CDS encoding NAD(P)/FAD-dependent oxidoreductase, protein MSHADFIIIGGGIAGASTGFWLSQHGKVVVLERESHPAYHSTGRSAALFTAAYGTPQVRALTQASRAFFDHPPSGFCEHPLLTPRGEMTVDFTGDAAELNNQYLSAKATVPEMQLLSTEEACVRLPILRQERVHGAIYDPTASDIDTDALHQGYLRGIRRNNGQVLTDCEVLGLSRDADDIWQVQTNGQSFSAPVVINAAGAWADKIGALAGARPLGLQPKRRAAFIFAGPEGVDIHHWPMLVSLDESFYMKPDAGMFLGSPANADPVEPHDVQPEELDIAMGIYQIEEATTLTIRRPTRTWAGLRSFVADGDLLSGFDPQVPGLFWVAAQGGYGIQTSPAMGQASAALVRGESLPEHLKQFGLSAAMLSPARLA, encoded by the coding sequence ATGAGTCATGCAGATTTCATCATCATCGGCGGCGGGATTGCCGGCGCTTCCACCGGTTTCTGGCTGTCGCAACATGGCAAGGTCGTGGTGCTGGAGCGCGAATCGCACCCTGCCTATCACTCAACGGGACGTTCGGCCGCGCTGTTCACCGCCGCTTATGGAACCCCGCAGGTTCGGGCGCTGACCCAGGCCAGCCGAGCGTTTTTCGATCACCCGCCCAGCGGCTTCTGTGAACACCCGCTACTGACTCCGCGCGGCGAAATGACTGTGGATTTCACCGGTGACGCCGCCGAACTGAACAATCAATACCTCAGCGCCAAGGCCACGGTGCCGGAGATGCAACTGCTCAGCACGGAAGAAGCGTGCGTGCGGCTGCCGATCCTGCGCCAGGAAAGGGTCCACGGCGCAATCTACGATCCGACCGCCAGCGACATCGACACCGACGCTCTGCACCAAGGCTATCTGCGTGGTATCCGTCGCAACAACGGGCAAGTCCTGACCGATTGCGAAGTGCTCGGGCTGAGCCGTGATGCTGACGATATCTGGCAAGTCCAGACCAACGGCCAGTCCTTCAGCGCTCCTGTCGTGATCAACGCGGCAGGCGCCTGGGCCGACAAGATCGGTGCCCTGGCCGGCGCCCGACCGCTGGGCCTGCAACCAAAACGCCGTGCCGCGTTCATCTTCGCCGGCCCCGAAGGCGTGGACATTCACCACTGGCCGATGCTGGTCAGCCTCGACGAGTCGTTCTACATGAAGCCCGACGCGGGCATGTTCCTCGGCTCGCCGGCCAACGCCGACCCGGTCGAGCCGCACGACGTGCAGCCGGAAGAACTGGACATCGCCATGGGCATCTACCAGATCGAAGAAGCGACGACCCTGACCATCCGCCGCCCGACCCGCACCTGGGCCGGTCTTCGCAGTTTCGTCGCCGATGGTGATTTGTTGTCCGGGTTCGATCCGCAGGTGCCAGGACTGTTCTGGGTCGCGGCCCAGGGCGGTTACGGCATCCAGACTTCGCCGGCGATGGGCCAGGCCAGCGCGGCGCTGGTGCGCGGTGAGTCGCTGCCCGAGCACCTCAAGCAGTTCGGTCTGTCCGCCGCCATGCTCTCCCCCGCCCGCCTGGCCTGA